The DNA region GTTGACGAAGCCAAAGACCTCGCCATAGTCCTGCGCGCAGGTGCGCTGCCCGCCGATGTCAACATCGTCGAAGACCGAACCGTGGGACCATCGCTTGGACGCGACTCCATAGAACAGGGCAGAAATGCAGCCCTCATCGGCCTCGCCATCGTCATCATCTTCATGGTCATCTACTACGGTTTCTCGGGCCTCGTCGCCGACCTCGCCCTCGTGCTCAACCTCGTCTTTGTCATGGCCATACTCGCGGCATTTCAAGGCACGCTCACCCTGCCCGGCATAGCGGGTATTATCTTAACCATAGGTATGGCAGTAGATGCCAACGTGCTGATCCTCGAACGTATCCGCGAGGAATTGCGCGCAGAAAAAACCCTGCGGGTAGCCATCGAAAATGGTTATGCGCGCGCCGTACAGACCATCGTAGATGCCAACGTGACCACCATCATCACCGCCATCGTGCTCTATCAGTACGGCACCGGCCCCATCAAGGGTTTTGCACTCACCCTGATGATCGGTATCATCTCCTCGATGTTCACCGCCATCTTTGTCACGCGCACGATTTACGACACCATTGTCGCGCGCCAGGTCAATCCCCGCCTCAGCATCGGCAGGCTACGCGTATTTGGCGACACCAGCATCAACTTTCTCGGTGTTCGACGGGGCGCTTTCATCTTATCGGCTGTTCTCATCCTGCTCGGCCTGGGATCCACCATCACCAAAGGCGGCTATAACCTGGGCATCGACTTTGCCGGCGGCACATTGCTCGAATTGCACTTTGATCCCCCGGCCTCTGTCGGCGACATCCGCCAGTCTCTCGGCGATGTCCGCGTTGAGGATCAAAGCATGGACCTGCGCAACAGCGAAATTAAAGAATTCGGCTCAATCAACGACATCCTCATCCGCGTGGAGGAAGAAGCCGAAGGCACAGCCATTGCAGACGCCATAAAAACCAGACTCAAATCCGATTTTGCCGGCAATATTCAAGACGAGACCGAGTGGTTGCGGCGTCAGGAAGCCGTCGGACCCAAAATCGGAGAAGAACTCAAAAACAACGCCGTCTATGCCATCCTCGTCGCAATGATACTCATCATCATCTACGTGTGGTGGCGCTTCAGACAAATCGAATTTGGGATTGCAGCCGTCATCGCCCTATTCCACGACGTCATGATCACCCTCGGAATCTTTTCAGTTATGAATTGGGAGATCTCCCTGGCCATTGTGGCGGCACTGCTCACCATTGTGGGATACTCCCTCAACGATACAATCGTGGTCTATGACCGCATCCGCGAAGACATCAAATTGTATCGCCGCGACACCTTTAGCAGCGTAATCAACCGCGCCATCAACGAATGCCTCAACCGCACAGTACTCACCTCGGGCACCACCATGCTCGTCGTCCTCTCCCTAATCTTACTGGGCGGAGAAGTAATCCGCGACTTCGCATTCGCCCTGCTCATCGGCGTCATCGTGGGAACCTACTCCTCGGCATTTGTCGCATCGCCCATCGTGGTCGAATGGCACAACCGCCGGGAGGCAAAAGCGAGACAGGGACGCAGTGCGGCGTAGGTTGAGCTAAATAAAATGAAAAAGCACCTGATCAGATGAACGATCGGGTGCTTTTTT from Gemmatimonadota bacterium includes:
- the secD gene encoding protein translocase subunit SecD codes for the protein MTREYWRLLIIGATIVLALFYLYPTYQFYYATQENLDERERVKQQAINLGLDLQGGIHLVLEVDQSNLSEDEKTDVVARALEIIRNRIDQFGVSEPIIHREGDWRIVVELPGVQDIERAKGLIGKTARLEFKILKSDADRVGIIEKIDRHLAAQAPVDSAQAADPLLGQTAEDTPSLARYVRAYGPDLVVMEDNILTVRELMNRPDVQKLLPPDAQFLWNSKDEEMGDGQRYRALYYLKRRVEMTGEILSDASVTTGQSFENAGQPIVNFTTTSQGVRLFGRVTGANVGERMAIILDDQVYSAPTIRSKISQGSGIIEGTGTVDEAKDLAIVLRAGALPADVNIVEDRTVGPSLGRDSIEQGRNAALIGLAIVIIFMVIYYGFSGLVADLALVLNLVFVMAILAAFQGTLTLPGIAGIILTIGMAVDANVLILERIREELRAEKTLRVAIENGYARAVQTIVDANVTTIITAIVLYQYGTGPIKGFALTLMIGIISSMFTAIFVTRTIYDTIVARQVNPRLSIGRLRVFGDTSINFLGVRRGAFILSAVLILLGLGSTITKGGYNLGIDFAGGTLLELHFDPPASVGDIRQSLGDVRVEDQSMDLRNSEIKEFGSINDILIRVEEEAEGTAIADAIKTRLKSDFAGNIQDETEWLRRQEAVGPKIGEELKNNAVYAILVAMILIIIYVWWRFRQIEFGIAAVIALFHDVMITLGIFSVMNWEISLAIVAALLTIVGYSLNDTIVVYDRIREDIKLYRRDTFSSVINRAINECLNRTVLTSGTTMLVVLSLILLGGEVIRDFAFALLIGVIVGTYSSAFVASPIVVEWHNRREAKARQGRSAA